The segment CTGAAATATATGGTAGAGAAACACTTGATGAGATCAATTTGTATTTGAAAGAATACGCAAAGAATAAAGGGCTAAAATTAGATTTTTTCCAATCCAACTTAGAGGGTGAAATTATAAATAGAATTCATGATGCTTATGGATCGTTTTCATACATAATAATAAATCCTGGTGCATTTACGCATACCAGTATTGCAATAAGGGATGCTCTTTTATCCGTAGGGATCCCTTTTATAGAGGTACATCTATCCAATGTATACTCCAGGGAGCCTTTCAGAAAGTTTTCTTACCTTTCGGATGTGGCAAAAGGGGTGATTACAGGTTTTGGGAGAGATTCCTACCTTATGGCAATCGATTATATAGCCCGAAATGTGAGATAATTTAAGATAATAGATTATGAAAGATTTGAGCAGAGTAGAAAAATTTAGACAGAAAATAGAATCTTCCGGCAAGATCCCATATCTGATATCAGATATGGGGGATGTACTATATCTTAGTGGATTTACCGGAAGTATTGGTTACATTTTTATAACAGATGGGGAGAATATCTTTATTACGGATGGTAGATATGAAGAGCAGTGTAAAATTGAATTGAATAGCTGCTGGAGGGTTGAAATTGTAAGCTCTTATAAAGACTATTTTGAAAAATTAAGTAAGCTTTTTCAAAAGGTATACGTGACTGATAAATTGCCGTTAAATTTGTATTTAGATTTAAGTAAAAACACTGATGTGGTAGTTGATGATTTTTCTGAAATAATGCAGATGAGAATGATAAAAGATGACTTAGAAATTAAGATGATAAAGCATGCCTATCAGATTGCTGCGGATGCAATGATGAAAAGTTTATCCGGTTTTGTACTCGGGAAGACCGAAAGAGAATGGGCTGCAATTCTGGAATACAATATGAAGCTATCCGGTGCTGATAAAGAAAGTTTTGATACTATTGTGGCATCTGGATATAGGGGGGCTATGCCACATGGTAGGGCATCTGATAAAACAATCAATATCTTTGAACCGGTGATTATAGATTATGGAGCAAAAGCCCACTATGTTAGTGATGTTACCAGGATGGTATACATGGGCGATGACAAAAAGGTATTGGATCATTTAAAAATTATTTCTGATACCGTTGATTATTGCATAGATCTTATCATGCCTGGGGAGATCTGTTCTGAAATATATCAGAAAAGTAAGAGATATCTTGAAAAATACAAACTTGACGAATATTTTAATCATGGTCTTGGGCACTCAATTGGTATAGATGTACATGAAAAACCTTCTCTAAGTAGATATGATGATACAATTATAACGGAAGGGATGGTATTCACGGTGGAGCCAGGGATCTATTTTCCGGGTAAGTATGGTATCCGGATGGAGGAGACGGTTTTGGTTAAGAAAAATGGTTGTGAAATTATTAGTTCTGTGCTAAAAGATAGGCTGCTTAAACTATGATAATGCTTATAAAATAAGTAAATATATGATAAAAATAAAAAAGAGGTGAAAGATGGTAGTTACTCCAAACCAATTTAGAAGAGGCACAAAAATAGAGGTAGATGGTGAACCATATACAGTGGTGGAATATCTACATATAAAGATGGGTCGTGGTGGGGCAAACGTAAGGACAAAAATGAAGAGTCTCATAACCGGAAGAGTAATCGAAAGAACATTTACTTCAGATGAGAAGATAAAGCAGCCTGATTTTGAAGAGAAACAGATGCAATACCTTTATAACGATGGTGAAAATTACTATTTTATGGACAATGAGACCTACGAGCAGATTACCATGACCAGTGAAGAGGTGGGGGAAGCTGCCCTTTTTATGCCGGAGAATATCAATGTTAAGGTTCAGATATTCAATAAAAAGCCGATAGGCGTGGAGATCCCAAACTTTGTTGAGTTAGAGGTTGTGGAAACCGTTCCTGGTATAAAAGGTGATACTGTGAGTGGTGGTTCTAAACCCGCCAAAGTTTCCA is part of the Calditerrivibrio nitroreducens DSM 19672 genome and harbors:
- the aroQ gene encoding type II 3-dehydroquinate dehydratase; this translates as MMNVLVINGANLNMLGKREPEIYGRETLDEINLYLKEYAKNKGLKLDFFQSNLEGEIINRIHDAYGSFSYIIINPGAFTHTSIAIRDALLSVGIPFIEVHLSNVYSREPFRKFSYLSDVAKGVITGFGRDSYLMAIDYIARNVR
- a CDS encoding M24 family metallopeptidase, producing MKDLSRVEKFRQKIESSGKIPYLISDMGDVLYLSGFTGSIGYIFITDGENIFITDGRYEEQCKIELNSCWRVEIVSSYKDYFEKLSKLFQKVYVTDKLPLNLYLDLSKNTDVVVDDFSEIMQMRMIKDDLEIKMIKHAYQIAADAMMKSLSGFVLGKTEREWAAILEYNMKLSGADKESFDTIVASGYRGAMPHGRASDKTINIFEPVIIDYGAKAHYVSDVTRMVYMGDDKKVLDHLKIISDTVDYCIDLIMPGEICSEIYQKSKRYLEKYKLDEYFNHGLGHSIGIDVHEKPSLSRYDDTIITEGMVFTVEPGIYFPGKYGIRMEETVLVKKNGCEIISSVLKDRLLKL
- the efp gene encoding elongation factor P encodes the protein MVVTPNQFRRGTKIEVDGEPYTVVEYLHIKMGRGGANVRTKMKSLITGRVIERTFTSDEKIKQPDFEEKQMQYLYNDGENYYFMDNETYEQITMTSEEVGEAALFMPENINVKVQIFNKKPIGVEIPNFVELEVVETVPGIKGDTVSGGSKPAKVSTGGTVTVPLFINEGDIIKIDTRDGSYIERVSR